DNA from Toxoplasma gondii ME49 chromosome X, whole genome shotgun sequence:
TCGTCTGTGGTTTCTGGAGTCACGGGTGTCTCCATGTTCTGTTCTTTGGACAGTGCCTTCCCTTGTGCTTGTCTACGAACTTCCGCTTCGACGCCTGGGCTCCCGAAGCGCGGCCCAAGCGCTGCCTGCGATgccctttgtttttcttctcagtcAAAACCTTGTCGAACGCAGCGCGCTGGCGCACCACGAGCGAAGAATCGGCAGACGCGTGAGAAAccgaagctgaagaagaagaagcagaggcggcacTGTGAGAATACAGAAAGACGTCAGACTTTAAAGACATGTCGCTATGTGCATCAAACGCGTAcagctgtgtctctccttttgagTACGAATGCATATCTTCATCACAGAGagggatatatatatatatatatacatatatatatacatatatataattatacatatatgaacatatatatttgtgtgaCGAGAGAGCCACCTTGCAGACACATAGATACAGAGATATGGAGAGTGCACTCACTCAGTGATGACTGCGTGGTGTATGGTGCTGGAGATAATAAAGACGgatgcttgcatgcagactgaCACAGCAGCATGCGTTTACCGACAGGGCAGACGCGATACCACCAGGCGGAGGACAGAGTGCCAAGAACCGGGAGACCGATGTGTGACCGGAACAAGCAGGATCCAGAggaggggagacaaagagccAGGCAGCAAAGGACAAATAGGCAAGCCAGTGATAGGCAGGAACAGGACGCAATTCAGGATGGTCTCTCCACATCATGCATGTACatcgagaaggcgaaaccCCCACAAGCGGGGACAGCGAACGTTGGGACTCGCTCACCTCCAACAGTGGGCTGCGGCCCTTTTCTTTTCACTTTCTTCACTTTTCCGCGATCGTATTCTCGGTCGTGACGTTCGCGCTTCGCACTCTTCGGCTGCTGAAGCTCCTGAAGCCTCTCAAACACGGCATCTCGGCGCGGCGCATCTGCCGGCGACCCGTCTCCATCGCTGTCGTCTCCCCAGAGCccaggtgcatgcacaccgtACTGCGAAGTGTAGCTGCTGGCGGCGGCGATGCGGTTGGCCATGTCTTCGGGAGTAACGATATGGAAGTTCTTGAAATTCGACTCTTGCGtcttccgtgtctctttcctcttcgttccgTTCGCCCCTCCGCTCTTCGtcggtgtctcttccctcaACTTTGCATCCTCCtcatctcttcctcgagacgCAGcatttcgttctcttttccttctcctcgtcggcCCCCCCAACCCAGCGCCATACtcggcctcttcctcgtccttctctttttcgctgtcctcctcttcctcttcttcgtcttcctcttcttcgtcttcctcttcttcgtcttcctcgtcttcttcacctgtCTCAAGCACGGCTTCCAGACGTCGCATTTCTGTGAGCAGTGGTGTGCCTTTCACGAGTCCTTCGGGCGCTGCGCGCAGGACTGAAGACGTCGCCGCTCGAATATGGGTTCGCAGTCTGCGGGAGAGACACCTGGCCGCTTGGCGCTCGCGCGTCAAGACGAAGCTGGCGAGTTCGTGCTGCTGCCTCGCACTCTCGTCCGCGGCTTCTTTCAGCCATGCCTCCTCCaggtcgctgtctcccgcgCTCGAACTGGGCGGAGAGGCGCCTGACCAAGTCTCCTCAGATATCTCTGAAGACAAGGTCTCGTCGCTCGCGACACTCCTCTCGTCCGTCTCCTCGGTCTCGTCCGTCTCCTCGGTCTCGTCCGTCTCCTCGGTCTCGTCCGTCTCCTCggtctcttccgtctcctcggTTGCCTCGGCGTCTGTGGGGGGAGCCTCGCTGGGCGTCGAGGACCGGGTGAGGTCGCCTGGCGAGGGCGCGCGCGAGTAGAACAGAAGATACGCTTCTTTCTGGAGGCGCTGGAGGACAAAGGACTCGCTGACCATCTGCACACTCTCGTCGTCGAGCATGAGCCACGGTGACGAAGCGACGGCGGCGTCTCCGGAGGCCCCTcccgtctctgcagacaccGACGGCGGGGTCGGCATCTTCGCGAAACACTTGTAGTGCCCGAAGCTCAACGAACTGCCGTAGTGCGTGATGACCGCGTACAGCTGGTAGAGCGACGGCgcggacggcgaggaaggcgtcgGCGAACCTGACGAGCCCGGTGATGCTTCGAGCGAAGCGGAGGACGTCGAGGACGCCCGCGTTGAACAGGTCCGCGGGGACACGAGggccgagagcgagacggacgcggaggagacagacgaggagacagacgaggaggcagacgcggagacagaagaggagagagagaaaagcgacgcaGCGGAGGCTTCGTGCAGAGGCGGCTCAGGCGGCGGCGTCATGAAGGGCGTCAAattcaggagagaaggataCACGAGCGACGTGTTGTTTTTGCCCAGACAGGACTTGTCGAGAAGGCCGAACGGAAACCCAGGAGCCCCGCAGATCGTGAAGCGCTTGATGGGGAGCACCAAAATCTGAGGAGGTGTGTGAATCTGCAGCTGCTTGGTCGCGGGCTGTTTCTGCTTGCACTGCGGGCAACTGGAAAACgtcgagacgaaaagaaaacgcgcggGAGCAGAGCCAGAGatggaaaaacagacaaacGGAGTCGCACCGACACACACAGCCCCCGCTGCCCAGACACAGCAGATACGTCGAGCCACTCGTTCACtgacggaggcgagagccCACAGGACACCTGTGCTCATGCATGGATATgtacacagacacacacccACACACATCTAGAAAAACATCTAGAAAAAAATACAAATAAACATCTAGAAAAACATGTAGAAAACCCTCCAAATAAACGTCTAGAAAAACATGTAGAAAACCCTCCAAATAAACGTCTAGAAAAACATGTAGAAACCCCTCCAAATAAACATGTAGAAAAACATGGAGAAAACCCTCCAAATAAACAACTAGAAAAACATGTAGAAAAACATCCAAATAAACATCTAGAAAAACATGTAGAAAAACATCCAAATAAACATCTAGAAAAACATCTAGAAAACCCTCCAAATAAACATCTAGAAAAACATGTAGAAAACCCTCCAAATAAACATCTAGAAAAACATCTAGAAAACCCTCCAAATAAACATCTAGAAAAACATGTAGAAAAACATCCAAATAAGCATCCCTGCATGGATATACAGCCGCAAGtgcacacacatgcagacatACGGGAGTGGGTGTAGCTGTGCGTTAAACTATGCAGGACAACCAAGTCTgtcaaagaagaagacagctcACTTGTAGCAGTTGTCTCCGTCAAGGTGTTCTTTTTGTACGAATCTGTACAGGGCCTTTtcgagtgtacatacaccctCTCCGGCTGTCGCGTGGCGTCTGTGGGCCCCTAGTTTCTGCACGCGCTTCTGGGCCTTTTTGCTCCGCGGGCccgcgttgtctctgtttctgcccAGGTCCAGGGGGACGTCGAGGCAGGGGTCGAAGCGGACGCTGGTGTACGGACACCTGGAGCAGCGAATCGAGGACTGAAGCCAGCCGCCGAAGAGCTGGCCACAGAGGCTGGTCATCCAGAGCTCCGGCGgagcttctttcttcgctgggCTCGACAGGGGTGCGCTGCCCGCCTCGCGGACGCGAATCAGtgcgtcgaggagaaagcggaggaACTCGTGGGCGTCTTCTTGTCGCTGTGGGCGGAACGACTTCCAGACGAACTGCTTCACGCATGCGCTGAAGCGGTTCTCCACGCGGCCGCCGCCATGTCGATGCAGCAGGCGGATCTGTTCCTCGAGTTTACAGAGGACGCaaaacgcgaaggagacgcgcgccTTGTCCGAGTCGGAAGCTCCGGAGCTCTGCTCGCGCTGGCGCCCCTGGGAGCTGTGCGTGGTTGGTCCGCGCGCGTCCTCCTCGCGGGCATTGCGGCTCTCCTGCTCGAAGGCGGCCCTCGCTTGCgtctgttttgtctcggaCTGGGCGTC
Protein-coding regions in this window:
- a CDS encoding ubiquitin carboxyl-terminal hydrolase (encoded by transcript TGME49_226940), translated to MVAVAVSGREAREPPPELASRVCAAPSARKGTRTAQTTSDAVVVALAERKINFVPSAANLVAGGALRQAVPRPPTLPVSQWLFPREALPPPFWTQARQAGAGLRNPSSLCFMNSVLQALAYTPGFAEHLIEGRHSRVCPVAQARRAAARLRRLDDAQSETKQTQARAAFEQESRNAREEDARGPTTHSSQGRQREQSSGASDSDKARVSFAFCVLCKLEEQIRLLHRHGGGRVENRFSACVKQFVWKSFRPQRQEDAHEFLRFLLDALIRVREAGSAPLSSPAKKEAPPELWMTSLCGQLFGGWLQSSIRCSRCPYTSVRFDPCLDVPLDLGRNRDNAGPRSKKAQKRVQKLGAHRRHATAGEGVCTLEKALYRFVQKEHLDGDNCYNCPQCKQKQPATKQLQIHTPPQILVLPIKRFTICGAPGFPFGLLDKSCLGKNNTSLVYPSLLNLTPFMTPPPEPPLHEASAASLFSLSSSVSASASSSVSSSVSSASVSLSALVSPRTCSTRASSTSSASLEASPGSSGSPTPSSPSAPSLYQLYAVITHYGSSLSFGHYKCFAKMPTPPSVSAETGGASGDAAVASSPWLMLDDESVQMVSESFVLQRLQKEAYLLFYSRAPSPGDLTRSSTPSEAPPTDAEATEETEETEETDETEETDETEETDETEETDERSVASDETLSSEISEETWSGASPPSSSAGDSDLEEAWLKEAADESARQQHELASFVLTRERQAARCLSRRLRTHIRAATSSVLRAAPEGLVKGTPLLTEMRRLEAVLETGEEDEEDEEEEDEEEEDEEEEEEDSEKEKDEEEAEYGAGLGGPTRRRKRERNAASRGRDEEDAKLREETPTKSGGANGTKRKETRKTQESNFKNFHIVTPEDMANRIAAASSYTSQYGVHAPGLWGDDSDGDGSPADAPRRDAVFERLQELQQPKSAKRERHDREYDRGKVKKVKRKGPQPTVGASVSHASADSSLVVRQRAAFDKVLTEKKNKGHRRQRLGRASGAQASKRKFVDKHKGRHCPKNRTWRHP